The Pungitius pungitius chromosome 14, fPunPun2.1, whole genome shotgun sequence genome contains the following window.
AGGCTCATAGAGCTAAACAGTGTCATATTCCTTGTGCATCTGTGCGTGATCATGATCTATGAATGAGTGAGGAGGTGTTTCACTTTCACATCATTATAGGTAGAAGACCTCGTGGCCTGAGCAGAGAATACAAATCTCGCTTCAGACTTCTCTTTTTTGCCGTATTTGAGGATTCATAAGATGTATATTGCGAGATGCTTTGAGAAGTAAAGTGCTTATAGTTCTACCTGTTTAGTCCTCCATAGCAAATTAGTTAATGGTTTATGGCTGAAAGGTGAATTTGTTTGATTTATGAATCAATGCAAGGTGTTACCTGTAAAACATCACAATTCAAACCTCACTTTGAAACACTTGTGCGCTCATTCTCTCATCATGAGTGAGGCAGGAAACGCACATGTGATGCAGGAAGGGAAATAGGGCACGTCTCAACCTGCGGCTTTCTGCTGTTAAAAGCTGCTCACACCTCTCTGTGGGTTCAGTGCAGACACAGAGGAACTACAGACACACCCCTTGAGGAGAGATGTTGTCCAAACTCTGCCCCTGTTTCCCCTGCAGACGCCGCAGAGCAGAAGGTAAGAGAAGCTGGTCACAGCACCCGGATTATTAGTAACCAACGGCTTCGGGCTTCATATTGAGCTCAATGAGGTTTGAGTGGTTATCTCTAATTTGTGTTGATACTCTGGGCACGTTGGATTTCTTCTATTGGATAACACTCGCAGCCCAACCAGACTCCAATGTTAGGACAGACACTAACGATGAAGGGAATCTCATCACAACACTGGTGAAAAGTCTCAGAGCATCCTGCTGTGACCCCGGACCAGAGGTCACGTCTACTTATAAGGCCCAAAACTTCCCAAtgtgagcagcttctgtccttaaaagTAAAATACGCAGATATAAAAGGGTCATTATGAAATAACAATATTTTCAGGTGATTCAATCCTGTGAACTTCCCCACTGCAGGACTCATTAttcactaaattaaaaaaaataggtcCTCGGAAAAACTTCCTTTAAAGGAAACACGCAATTGTTGTGTTTAGCTTATAAAGAGCTATGTTTCCACGACGGCAAAGGACAAATACTAACAAATACTGAACTGAAGATCTTTTGCCTGCAAGCTAATGCTCACCGACAGGGTTTATTTTCTGGTGTGTTGTTGGCGCTAGAGGAAAGAAAGTGGATCTCTAAAGTCTGCAGGATTCATCCACTTGGCACAATGAATGTCTGCAGCACATTTCATAACGCCTGATGAAATAGAGGAGATATTTCACAGTTTACTCAGCTGCCAGTGTGTCCAAGTTAGGTGGAGTTAGGCTtctagaagtgtgtgtttgtgtgtgtgtgtgtgtgtgtgtgtgtgtgtgcgtgtgcgtgtgcgtgtgcgtgtgtgtgcgtgtgtgtgtgagagagagaaagaaggtgGAGCGCACGTCTGCTGTATTTTAGATTTTTACTATTGCTCCCGTGATGTTTGCATCTTGTTTCACtttgtattattaatattgGGGTTTTTGGAGATATTTTaccttttacaaataaaatgtgatgtgGCTCAATAACTCTGTGGagatatattttgtgttttatttatatagtattGACAAGTAAAAGCAAACGTTCCTTCATATCCAAACAAACTAAATGTGTTAGTGGAAAGTTGAACTGACTTTTAATGTTGTCTGACATGTTGTGTAGTCATTTAATAGGCAACAGCTCAACTTTTAACACCCGACTAGAAATAGAAGAGTTATTTTAATTAGATGGTTTTGTCACCACAGAGCATTCCTCAGAGCGTGGAGACCATCTTCTCTCCAAGACAACGATGCGGAACAAGACAGACGGCGTCAAGCAGAACTGTTTCCTGTCCATGTTTAGTTTCTGCTGGACCCCCAAAGCCCCCGCCGCGACcgatggacccccccccaccgagcaGGAGGAGCCCCCAAAGGGTCAGAAGAAAGAAACTTTATCAGAAATTAAAATGACATACATTAGACAAGAAAACGAAGGCAAAATAATCTTTGAATTCATTATTAACTAAATCgtcctttttttcaaatgcatttctttactAGTTTTATCAATAAGCCAAAACCCCAAAAATTTACTGTTGTAGAAGAATCAAATGGTTCAAGGTCTAAATTCTGGTTTGATGTGAAGCTTTTGCTCTCTTACTTAAATAGGAAACGATACCACTTTTTCATTACGATATTAAATGACCAtgataatattaaatattaaatgattGCAGCTGCTGAAGTTATAGTGCAGCCAATGAAGGCCGTCCAGATGTTTCCACAAACGCCATTTGAACAcgagtgtctccccccccctcagagatcCCGACGTACGAGCAGATCCTCCAGGCGAAGCTCTACTGCGAGGCCGGCCGGCTGctgatagagagagaggagcgtcTGTTCGGGGAGATTCAGGACCCAGAGGCGGCGACGGGTCACCAGGAGGAGGTCACGGAGCTGGAGGTCTGCCGCAGGGAGCTGCTGGTCCTGGTGCTGGAGACCCTCAGGTTGTCCCTGAAACCGGTGGAGGTGGGTGGCGCCGCGGCCCTGGTGTCCGCCGTGAAGGccgtggagcaggaggaggcccaGGACCGGCTGTGGGGTCAGAGGGGTCGGACGCCTCCGGCGTGGAGGCCCTGTGGCTGGAAGGAGCTCCACGACTCCACGCTGCGTGATCTGGTGGAGGAACGCATGGACAGCCCCTCCACGGTCCCCCCCACCAACCAGGTGGGACAGTCCTCCGTCCAGGCGGACGTCTGCGCCATGGGCCGGCAGCTGAAGGAGGACCTGCTGCAGGTGGCGAGTGTGGTGAGGAGCTGCTACCCACCTGAGCACAACATCGGTCACCTGTACGTCAAGGCGTACCACCGCACCTTCAGCGCCAGGCTCAGGATGATCGCAGACTTCGGTCTGGAGGACAAGGACTGTACCTTCCTCCTGCTCTGGGTCAACGAGAATTATCCCCAGTAAGAACTTCTATCTACGTCTTTACTGTGCTGTTATACTCATACTGGCATTACATCTTAGAAGGGAATTTTGTATTTCTACTATAAATACTAGTGTTTATGGTCCTCGCATGTCAAGCTTTTATGCCACAATATCGGACCAAACCTTCTGTATTTACTGAAGAACTATTACAATCTAATGAGCAGACTATCTTCAAGCCCTTGAAGACATATTTAGCAATAGTTTTCACATGATGCAGTGAAAAGGCATTCTAGTtcacagttttgtgttgagttgcaCCCAGATGTTCTTTTGTTGGATTCATATTGCTGCTTGACCTCCTGCAGTACAAACAGCCGGTTGGTCCTCCAATAAGATGGAATCACAAGCTTGATGCCTAAAACGTGGCTGATGGAGATTGTGGTGCCTTCTCTCTGTCACAGAGAACTTCAGAAGACGGAGCTGGCAGGTGAGATGGATGTGGCAGCGTTGGGAAAGCTGCTGCCCGAAGAGCTGTTGAAACCTCTGGAGGATCAATTCCTGAGCGGGCAACAGGTAACcggacctcctgctgctgctcctcacagacattatttattcattttttacatgGGTTGTTGCTTCTTCTGCCCTCAGGAGGAGCTGACCACGTTCGTAGGCCGCATCCTCGAGGATGCGAAGGACAAGTGGAATAAAGGAGAAGAGCCATCGAGGGAGGACGGGTTCTTCGTCAGTCCCGTTTCCTACgacatcatccaggtacgcCTCTCAGTAAAGACTACGATGATGGAGCTTCTCGCCCAGCCACCTGTTGTCAAGTTTAAACAAGCTTCGTGTTAGCAAAACGGAGAACATCATATTCAACAAAATAGTATTTTCCAGGTTGTTTCACGTATTAACTGGTATCAAGATCATCTGGTGAAGGAGATGCTGAGTCAGGAAAACGTATTCACAGAGTGGAGCAAAGCGCTGAAGCTGCTCGAGGTTCCGTCTCTCGTGTAAAGTCTCACACTGTGGTTTTTAATGCTGTCGTCAATCCGCCTCAAGCTCATCAACGATAAGGTGACCTCAGCTGAGAAGGTTGTGGGAGATCTGCAGAAGGCTCGGACCATAACGCGCCAACTCAACGATTTAATGCAGCGGTGAGCTACTAAGGtatttttgtcttgtgtttaaTAACAGCAACTCCATGAAAGTTAAACTCAATTGTTTTTAACCTCCTGCAGGTTCaagatttttcaaaatgacgtcataaagcaaaacaaaacgAGCAGCCGGCCGGTCGTGAAGGCCCACCTCGGCTGTATCCAGCAGTTCAGGTGCGTCTCTGACTGTCAGGTGTCTGGGTCCACAAACAAATACCCCTGTGGACTCATTTGACTTTGCTCTGTCTGCAGAGACTTCCTCAATATGAAGAGACACCTGTTCACAGAGGAAGTGTGGGACGACTGTTTGCATGTTCTGACCGACATGAAACTATCTGCCCAAGAGTATTTATTAAAACCTGTGCACGAGGTCCTTAAGGTGAGTTTCAATGTCTTCTTCTCCATGAAATCTGATGAGCAAACCAAAACCACATCATGTGGAATAAtgtgttcctttttattttgaaagttctGCCTGTTCAAAAGAATCACCTGTCTAACGCGGCGTGTTTGTGCTCCACACAGCCAGAGTACCGCAAACTGGGAACCAGAGACTGGCTGAATAAGAACCTGTTCATAAGTCTGCTGCACGGCCTTGAGGAAGAGCTTCAGGGTCTTCAGGGCTCCATCGGATCCTGTCACCAGGTAGAAAGCATCGAGCATGAAGCACACTTCAGTTCAGTTTAAAGAGCAGAAGCTGCAGCTTGCTTCCTCTTTGATATGGTTTCTTAAATGTTCAGACAGAATGTGTAGATCCACTTTATTACTCGATGGTCGCCTTATTTCCAGGAGCTGTTGAGAAAGCTGCACCAGGAGGTGACGGTAGAATACGTGAGGAGGCTACTGAAAGGAGCCAAGCTAAAGGACGAGGGACAGCAGGTGAAGGCCTGCAACACCGTGAGGGACAACGCGGAGAGTCTGCACGAATTATTCGTTAAAATGGTGAGAAATCGAGCGGAACGTTTGTGCGAAATAATACAGATAAAACAGGAGaacagaagatgaagatgaaacagaACTGTAACTGCTGTCTCCTCACAGGGGTCCGAAGACGTTTGGCTGAAGGACATCCTGACCAAGATAGCAGAAGTCCTGAGACTCCAAGACCTCCCCGCCATCCAGATGCAAGTAGCCTCACTGGGAACAGATTACCCCGACCTCAGGTAAGTTCGACACTGACGCGTTTACACACAGGGAGGTTAATGGACTCTGAGGTGCAGAGGAACAAACCCACTCAACAGGAAGATCAGTCGTCAtctctgacctttaaactcaatatttagatttacatttagatttaacatttacatttagatttaacatttagatttacatttaaaatttacatttaaaatttatatttatatttaacatttgacatttatatttaacatttacatttagatttaacatttatatataaaatttaagatttacatttaacatttattatttaacaactttgtgttactgccaaacattctacttggaaaagttgttgcatgtatttacatgatattgtctctaaatgtttggaaaagtgaatgtgaatattgtcctgctttttttagtcatatgataacgctaaatgtacgaaaactgcgcaggattttagaacgtgcaacattttacaaacggcgccccataagATACAACCTGTTTCTTTCTATCTGTTGTGTTCACGCTCGTTACTATAACAGCTGCTTCCTCAACCCAGCAGAACCTAGTTTGGCAGGGTTAAACGGCACAGATATGTCACCAAGCCTGAAAAAGAGATTGAAAATCTCCTCACTGGGCCATTGGTCAATCGTAGCACAGGAGGCAAACCCTGTGATCGAGGGGTGGTTTGGTGGTCAAACTCAGTGAAAGTTAATGCCCAGTTTACATGATCTGCCTGGAGAAATCCCCATAGAGCACAGACTACATATCGCCGTTTGTGCTTCCCTCTACAAGGTTCCCTCTACAGTCACATCCTCACACCTAACGATTAATAACTGGATTAAATAATCAATGCTAAACCtttcctcatcccccccccccccctacagtaAGAATCATGTGTTGGCTCTTCTCAAGCTGAAGACCAACCTCTCCAACGCCGACCGGAGGAGCGTCACCGACGTCCTGTCGGACATCGGCGGCTCTGGAGGCCGAGAGGCCGCGCCGACCTTCTTCTCTGAGGTCCGGGTCTAATGAGCCGTGAGATGTTTGAGTGATTAAACGTGGTCGGCCGTGttgtgtgagagtgtttgaGTTACAACATGAGCTCTGTTACAAAGGCCCAATGGTGTCTGCACGCTGCCTGCATGGAAGAATAAGCTGCTTTACTCGAGGCAAACAATGTGCTTTTTACTACAATgactatgtgtttgtgtgtgtgattgttccatagtgtatttttttacagtgttatTTTCaggttgtgtatttattttcaaatatatgTGAAATAAAGGGAGAGGTCAATTTTTCAGGATtcaagttttacattttttgtttcactGCTCCTGACGTGGCGAATGCTCTTCGAGAAAatttataaacacattttggtAAAACTTGTGTTTGATTTAAAGGTGGTTTTCTCAAGCGGTACATTTTTacttgtgttgtaaaatattcacCAGCAACAGAACGCTCTTTTTGGTTTGTAACACACAGATTTCTAGCGTTGGTTTTAGTGCAACATTCACcagcaggcaggcaggtaggtaggtGTCCCCCCCAATATTAAGAATGCaccaatctgtcccccccccaatatacagcagaaaatatgtcaaatatatgttctccttttatgaaccctgtcaatggatcggCCTTTTGGCTCGTTGCGTCTCTCGCGACTCCGCAGCGTGactctcgcacaccgctgccgagcatctttctctccaacgtgcgctcacagtgcaacaaactggacgaacttcgGCTGCCGGTGAGAAGAGACTGAGACTTTTCCACATCTTCCggtttgtgcttcacggagacctgaCTCTGTGGAttgataccggactccgcgctccagccgGCCGGCGACACGAAGCGACACgaagctctccggcaagacgaagggtggaggaatctgcttctactccaacagcagctggtgcaacgacgtaacagccAATCCTTCATCGTCATCTTTAAACCCTTCTACTTCCCCTGTGAGTTTGCTTCCTTTGTCCTGGTGGGTGTTTCCATGCCGCTGccgggcaacgtgcaggagggACAGctgacactcgccgaccagatacggcgggTGGAGCCGACCAACCCGGTCTCCTTGGgtattgtccttggggactttaacagGGGAAAccttatggagccaaatccatgtaaaaaaaattgaaaaaaacaacactgtattcaaaataaaaatgagtggacaaaaaatattttctggttgaatatagttttgactcagtttaattatttttttgaataaaatattttttttcatccttcactggtattttttgatattcactgaattatatttttcggttgcagattttatatgtTCAgattgaaaacttttttttcaggaaaatatttttcgtccacttatttttattttgaaaacagtgttgtatttttcaatgttcaacaacaaaacttaacTTTCAggtccacatttttttttcgaAAGAACAAAtcttgacctggatttggctccattaAACCTCAGCCACGGACTTCTGGAGTGCAaatagtttattaaatgcccaaccagagaaGAGAACAccctggatcactgttacaccaaACCTGCCAACACCAGCCAAGAACAGGCTTTAAAtatggggaagggtattcatttggaccccccccccccaatatctAAACCATGATTACGCCATTGGACGCCCGAGTCTGCTGCGTTATTACTGCCACCAGCGTGTGGTTTTCATGAGAGTGAGTCTGTGTCGTGTGAGAGGAAGGATGTGCTCAGGaagacgaggggggggcgggggggggggggggggggtgagagcaAGATGAGTGAAACTTGTTTTGGTTCCTGAAGAAGTTATTGATCATTTATCCTTTACACTTGCTGAAACATAATGTCTTAACAAAATAGGGCTCTTTGtgtcaaaacaaaatatgtctTAATTTTGTGTCACTTTCCACACAAATACCAAATAAGCAGCGCTGGTATAACACCTTACAACTTCCTCTGAAGTTGGACACCTTGTGTTTGTTCCCCTTACTCATCTGCTCATAACTGAATATTGTGTTCTTCTGTTGACTGAATACAGCATGTTGTAAATAAAGTCCTCAAGCTCTCTGAGAACAAAACTTCAatcctttttaaagtgtttaaaaTATGATTTCTAAGTGATCTATTTAGCCGCAGGTGTTTGAACAGCTGCATTCTGGGCCAACACTGTTCTGGGATCTGTTTTGCTGTCGAGTCCCATTTGTTTGCCTGATGTTCGTCTCCCTCTGGTGACGTTCAATGAACTCGCAGCCAAAGTCTTCCTTTCCAGGGAATCATTATATTAATTTCTTTattgacagaaaaataaaagcctttaacCAGATTTACCAATTTATTAACAAAATTAACTACCACAACataatacaatatataatataaataaagtacAAAGGCAATAACTGTTAAAATTCAAGTAGAAAATATGACTTTGTACCGGGAATGAAGAGGGAATTAAAACAagtaaataaaggaataaaggaataaattaaaaaataaaattccttTAACAGTGAAGTTTGACAATGTGAAACATTTCATTATGATGAAGAGACAGAGCTTATTATCAGTGCAGCTCAAAACTCTcagcacacaaagaaaacaacaaatgatCATTATAGGGTTtgaaacattttgtcattttgcaaCTGTGTCACTTTTTCCCTTCAGTGCCTCTGAATTCTTTATTCTTGTGTTTTTGATTATCAGAGCGTGGCTGCAGCGATCGATATTACTCATCActtcggtttaaaaaaaatcgtaACATACAGAAAATACGTAAAATACAGAATATTCGTAAAACATACAGAAAATTCGAACGAGCCAAGGCGGCAGATACACGCATGGCGTTACAATCTTCACTGTCCACGTGCCCTCCAGGTGATTCTGTCAAAATGGCCAAGAAAGCCCGAAGAGCGTTAATCAGGCGCCCTGATCGCTCAAACCTTATCCCTCTTCTCTCTTATTCTGCTTTTTCGGGGGCAGACTCGACGTTTGACGTCACAAAGTCCCAACGAGGCTGGCTCCAAAAGGGAGTCGATCCGCGCAAAAGACTCGCAGCGCGGCGTCGCCACTGCCAAGATGGCGACGGTTGCAGCCGCCGACGTTGAGCTTCCCTTTCGGAAACCTGCGTCCGCATTCCACGCAGGTCACGGCTCGTCTGTTGCACTTTATACTCGCGCATAATAACAGTAACAATGAGACAGGAAACGCACAGGTTGACAGATCTGCAACGTGTAGCTCTTACTGCACAAAACATAACGTCGCTGTCAACGAAGTGCAACTGTCCCGACAGATATGCAGGAACGAAAGCAGCTTCAAACACCAACGCAACCCCCCAAGATGTTGATGGTTTGAAGGGTGAAGTTTGCTGCATTCGAGGACAATGCGTTGTTCAGCACAGTAGTATTCACACCGAAGCTATAGAATGTGTTGATTTGATTGCTTTGCACAAAAACTTTCAGGGAAcaagactttaaaaaaatccaGTTTCCTTATACGATAACGACACCTGAAAGGAAGCAACACCAGCGACATAACAAACTTAGCTGAAGCCTATGACAACT
Protein-coding sequences here:
- the LOC119227792 gene encoding tumor necrosis factor alpha-induced protein 2-like, giving the protein MLSKLCPCFPCRRRRAEEHSSERGDHLLSKTTMRNKTDGVKQNCFLSMFSFCWTPKAPAATDGPPPTEQEEPPKEIPTYEQILQAKLYCEAGRLLIEREERLFGEIQDPEAATGHQEEVTELEVCRRELLVLVLETLRLSLKPVEVGGAAALVSAVKAVEQEEAQDRLWGQRGRTPPAWRPCGWKELHDSTLRDLVEERMDSPSTVPPTNQVGQSSVQADVCAMGRQLKEDLLQVASVVRSCYPPEHNIGHLYVKAYHRTFSARLRMIADFGLEDKDCTFLLLWVNENYPQELQKTELAGEMDVAALGKLLPEELLKPLEDQFLSGQQEELTTFVGRILEDAKDKWNKGEEPSREDGFFVSPVSYDIIQLINDKVTSAEKVVGDLQKARTITRQLNDLMQRFKIFQNDVIKQNKTSSRPVVKAHLGCIQQFRDFLNMKRHLFTEEVWDDCLHVLTDMKLSAQEYLLKPVHEVLKPEYRKLGTRDWLNKNLFISLLHGLEEELQGLQGSIGSCHQELLRKLHQEVTVEYVRRLLKGAKLKDEGQQVKACNTVRDNAESLHELFVKMGSEDVWLKDILTKIAEVLRLQDLPAIQMQVASLGTDYPDLSKNHVLALLKLKTNLSNADRRSVTDVLSDIGGSGGREAAPTFFSEVRV